TCTTAAATTACATCCATAAACTGTCCTAATATAGTCACAGTCTGATAACTGTAGTGGGGTGACGTCTTAATGTCCAACCCTCAAAGGTGCATCCAACAACTCTGTACATTAAAAACTTACAGTAAAAAGCAGCAGGTAGAAATGCAGAAATTCATTTTCCAGAAACCTGCGATGTGACGTCAGTAAaccacaaacagcagaacaagCCATATTTTATCAGTCCTATGGGAGGCAAttcctttaaaaataacatttgcgGCTCCTGTGTTCAGTTTCACTCGATGACATCTCAGCGGTGCGAATTGGCCGTCAGTCAGAGGGTCTGAGGAAGTAcacagaggagcaggtggaCGGCCGCTGCTTCTCCATTGTGTTCAAGGGGCGCCGCAAGAACCTGGACCTCATCGCCAGCTCAGAGGAGGAGGCCAAGCAGTGGGTCAACAGCCTACAGAAAGTGGTCTCCAGCATGAACAACCTCAGCACCCAGCAGAAGACGGAGCAGTATCCTTAGACATTGGTTCTCAGCTACCTCAAAGTCCTATATGTTATGAATAACAGTCTGTTTTAACATGCATATATCCATTCCTTACACCGAAAACTTTTCAGCTGGATCTTCAGTTGCCTGAAGAAGGCAGACAAGAACAAAGATGATAAGCTGAGTCAGTCAGAGGTGAAGAACTTCCTGCGGCTGATCAACATTGAAGTGGACGACGTCTACACGGAGATGCTCTTTGAGGTGATGCCCTTACAGTAAATGTGTGGATGGAATGGAAGTCAAAGGAAGATGTccttagtttgtgtgtgtgtataagtgttATTTTGTCCTAGACTTTTGCCAGGCGGTACACAGTTTTTGTTAAGTGGCAGCTAGAAAAATACTAACATTTTCTTAGTACTCTTGAGATCTATTTTTAATATTGTGTTCAGGTTATATTTAAAGCATGGACCAACTTTTATATGACATTCCATCatgcagaaatgtgacaaaTCCAAGTCTGGATTCCTGGCTGGAGAGGAGATTCAGCATTTCTATAACCTGTTGACCTATCGGGAGGAAATTGACGTGATCTATGGAGAGTATGCCAAAACTACGGGCTTGATGAGCGCTGAAAACCTGGTGGACTTCCTgatgaaagaacagagagagaaagccacACTGGCCGATGCTCAAAGCATAATCCAGAAGTATGAGCCAGATGAAAATGGTCAgtacattattttaaatgaagcGTCTTCTTTTCAGATTGTCACTCAGGTTGTAATGTGCTACAGCAGTGGTTCTCAGTCCTGGTCTTTCAACATCACAACTGAATCACTAACACATTGatcattaataaataaacactgctCTGCGTTTGGGACGTGGATTAAAGGAATAATGCGACACGTAGAGAAACatacttattcactttcttgccaagagttgaATGAGAAGATGGATACCACTCTCATGCAGGAGGCAGTTAGCTttgtttagcttagcataaagactggctCTGTACAAAGTTGAAAAAGCACACCTAACAATACAGTTGAAGCCTGAGGTCTTGTTTCATGTTTAGATTTAGTCATAACATGAGTCATTTTCAATGTCAAATATCATGTTGCAAAGCCAGCTAATCATTTAGTTGATGACTACTTGCGCCTGTCAATGTTAATCTACAAGATAGACATGCCTTATGCACTTTTCAGTATTGGTGGTGCTCTTAAAGATAAGTATTGGAGGGCATTTTTTTGTCCAATCTACCAAGGCTACTTAATGATAAGTCAGCTTATCAGGCAGAATTTCaccatgaaaatgtaaaaatagagACACAAGTGACAATTCTAGTTTCAAACCTTGCATGCACAAAGAAGAAAGTGGTTTCTCTATCCAGTCACCAAGTCCTCTTTGCTAGATTTAATACTGAAGTCATTTTGGGGAGATCAGATTCTCACACAGTACGTGTATTGTTCTGCCTTGTATTTGTGTTCCTTCAGCCAAGGAGAAGAAGCTGCTTTCCAGAGATGGCTTCCTCATGTACCTGCACCATCCAGAGACCCTGATCCTCAGTTCAGACCACAAAGAGGTGTACCAGGACATGAGCCATCCACTCAGCCACTacttcatctcctcctcacacaACACCTATCTCATGGAGGATCAGCTCAAAGGGCCCAGCAGCACTGAGGCTTATGTCAGGTAACGGCTTTCGGTTAGCAGAAAAGAGTCTGTCTTTGAAGTCTTGAAGTCAGCTGCTGCACCCTTAATGTTCTGAGAGAATCACTGCAGTCTGCAGATGTTTATCCATCATTGGGTCTCTATCCAAACATAATTTTAGGAAACTAATGGCTGCATTGTGTCTGTACTTTGTGCCTATGAAAGTGCAAATAAGTAATTGGATGATTAGGAATGACCTCTTTAAAGCTCACCTGTTTTCTGGAACAGAAGGGGAgactgtgaccatatttcatgtttgttcagATAGTGAGTTGGTGACACTAatcctgggtgtccaccttgaaactgtgctgattgtctagttcttctgtgctgccaggttgaagatgtgtgtgaagcctccgCGTTTTAGAATCTgtagtttctttgtgttcagaatcagctttactggcTAAATGTGAATACATGTgaattaactgtttttttttttgtttctcattatgAATGCACGCATCAATAGAAATACAGCAGTAGTTTTTACTGTCAGTTCTCTGTACTGCTCTGTAAAAAATAGTCTCTAATCCCATAtcactggaatcatacatgCCACAGTGCAGTATTGTAATAACTTTACCATTTAACCAAGAACTACACTtactttttattaaattccttcaaagtCTTCAATCTTTATATATTaaatgagtctggacagacatggatgtaaacttcAACTTAACTAGAGCATGGAGGCATTTAACATCAGGAAGTAATTCTAGCTGAAGTCTAACCATTCAGTCTATTGTGCTGGTTGTGACTCTCTCTCAGGGCCCTCCTGAAGGGCTGCCGCTGTGTGGAGCTGGACTGCTGGGATGGATCAGATGATGAGCCAGTCATCTATCACGGCTACACACTCACCTCTAAGATCCTCTTCAAAGATGCTATTGCAGCCATCAAGGAGTATGCATTTAAGGTGAGGCCACCAATACCACGTTTAAAGCAATACAATGGATACAATGAAACAGATTGTGAGTCCAAGTCTGTACAgatctcaaggaaattcaatcgaatgcaactggacttagttatttgtcttgaccagcctagtcaagcgagcatgaactgatgaagcctcttggatgagaggtgaaatgtcttcaaagacaaataactaagtccagttgcattcgattgaatttccttgagataaccatgacctggatgaatgagaatattcacaggcttattgtCTGTACAGATATTAACATCAGTGACCAGGACTGTTGAGTAGCAGCACTTATCCTATTTTTTGTGTGTaggatttttatttgatttattataattattattattgcagtgGTATTTAGAGAGGCATTGAATTGAAGATTTTTATACTATGATTGTCTCAAAGTTTAAAACTCAGGTGTTGTGAAAACCTGACACTGACCTTACTTTAAGCTCAAGTTTTCTGTGTCTGGCTGTTCACAGACGTCAGATTACCCAGTTATCCTCTCCTTGGAGAACCACTGCAGTGTGAAGCAGCAGGAAGTCATGGCCTGCCACATGAGATCCATCCTGGGCAGTGCACTCATCACTTCCCCCCTGGGGGAGGGCATGCCCACAAACTTCCCATCTCCAGAGGTATCTATAGATAGATCTTATTTTCATGACAGATGGTTGTGAAGATGCAAGTCacccacagagcaacactgcttgttgtgtgtgcgtgctcacACGTACCTCCAGGAGCTAAAGGGGAAGTTCCTGATCAAAGGAAAGAGGTTAAACAAACTGGAGGCCAGCTTTGCTCCCGAGGCAACGGCAGCTGATGACACGGACGTGACGGAGGAGGAAGAGTCAAATGATGAAGATAAACAGAATGAGGAAGACAAAAGCAAGGTGGGAGGTCATAAGATTCAATACATGTACCTCAACACACTTTAGCAATTGCAGACGTGTTTTGCATTTACATCATTTCCGTGTAatgtgtagaagaagaagaagctgaaactGGCCAAAGAGCTGTCCGACATGGTGATCTACTGTAAGAGCGTCCACTTCCACGGCTTTGAGGACGCAAGGACAAACCTGAGCTTCTATGAGATGTCATCCTTCAAAGAGGGAAAGGCCATGGATCTGGCAAAGGAGTCTGGTGAGGAAGATGTCAAGACTTATCAAGTTGTAAAGTTGCCAATTACgaaaatgtataaaatactTATTGGTGTCACCTAATTccaaaaaattacattacatttgtcTCTTGGAAACCTTTGAAATAAGTCTGACCTGGAAACTAAAGCAGTTCAACATGAATTCATTTCTTCCCTGGCTACAACTAAGTATTTACATCATGAAAACAACTAATTAGCGTGTCTGtattcttgatttttttttttttttaactgttagTAACTCTTTTTTAACATCTATTGTTAAATCAGACCTGACACCAGATGTATTGCTATGATGATTATAGTGTACACAAAATGAGGCACCCTCCCATATGATGACAGAAGATCAGAATCTAACTCTGTTCCTTGGTATTGATGTGATGTGTCTGGATCTCTGCAGCTAATGCTTACATCCGTCATAATGTGGAAAAACTGAGCCGCATCTACCCAGGAGGCTTCAGGACCGACTCCTCCAACTACAACCCAGTGTCTCTGTGGAATGCTGGCTGCCAAATTGGTACATGATACCGACAAAAGGAGGAAATTACAAACTTTCATGTGAACAATTTAGTCCAATTATGTAGCTAGTACCAAtgaaaaaatcattaaataaatgtctgtAATGTCGGATTCATCACTGTCCTTGCATCATGTTACTTGCTTTTTAGTGGCCTTAAACTTCCAGACAAGCTGCTCAGACATGGACATAAACCAGGGCAGATTCCTGGTTAACGGAAAGAGCGGCTACATCCTGAAACCAGCCTACATGAGGGACATAGAGACAGAGTTTGACCCCATCACCCTGACCCGAGGAGACTGGCTGCAGCACAAGACACTCCATGTCATGGttgagtgtttcactgtgaacacacatgctgacattgATGCTTGTTTCCTGTTCAATATATTGCTGTCCAGATGTTGAaggactttttattttctgacctGTCCCCTCTCCTGTCACCAGGTTATATCAGCCCAGCAGCTCCCCAAAGTGAACAACAAGAAGTCCTCCATCGTGGACCCGCTGGTTAAAGTGCAGGTGTATGGAGTGCCGGCTGACGTTGCTGAGAAAGAGACCAGTCCTATCGACAACAATGGTACTTTCACTGTATTCTACTTTCAATTTACAATGCGGTTTTCCCAATTCCACCATTACTTGAACATGGTCAgtgcaatgtttttattttcattacacatgtaatgcagtttgacatttttcagctgGCTAACATCAGCATTTGGCATGATTTCGGGATCATGTTAGAGTCACGGTAGAATATTTCTGTACCAGTAGAAGCCCCAATAGGCCATAATGCAATGTGGATACAAGGCACGTAGCATTTTGAGTAAGTTGTAAGCTGTAAGCTTTTATTCACTGGGATAAAACTCCTGCTCTGCGTACCTGTTTATCTGTCACTACTGTGTAAAACCCACCGCTTCATACAACACGTGTTCATGCTGTCTGGGGGTTGTCAGAGTGCATTCTGGGAAGTCTTTTAAATACACGTAGACAAGGCTAGTTAAAAGATCACCAAATAACTCCAGGAATGCGCTGAACATCAGAAATAAACAATGCATAACGTCTGTGGTAAATTACTGATGCCgtatttctttcctctgtttaaGGCTTCAACCCATCATGGAATGAAAATTTCCAGTTTGACGTGTATGTGCCAGAGCTGGCAGTGGTTCGCTTCCTCATCGAAGACTATGACTCCACATCTGATAATGAGTTTGTTGGACAGTACACACTTCcattcaacagcttaaaatTGGGTAAGTTCAGCAACTGGCAGTTGATATTTGCAGCATTTATCACTGTATCCCAGTGATGGTTTTCACCCTTCATAAatgaacagagacaggaagtttCCCATCTCTGGTGGGACATAGAGAACTCGATTCACACTTGTGCACAGAGAGCTCTTCATATTCTCCTTTTTCCCTGACCACTGACTGCAGCCACTTTGTGCTCCCACACAGGATACAGACACGTGCCTCTGCTCAGTAAGAACGGAGACGTTCTCCCTTCAGCTGGACTCTTTGTACACATCATGGTTGTTGATGCCGAGTAAGACTTCGTTGACTGGCATGCACCTCCACAGGACACAGGGACCTCCAATACACAGCCATCTTTTAGCTGGTcttaattgtattttttaattctctttCGGCTCTGTTGCTTAAGTTCATGATTAACTTGCTTAATTCCAGCAGTTTGAGCAGCTGCTGTAAAACATTCACGGGACAGCAATTCTATGCAAACACAGTTGGATTTGAGAGACTTTCTAATGAGTCACATTACAGGGACTGTAATACAAACTGTTTCAGGTGGTTTGTATGAGTTGCACTAGTGTTTTACCTTGCTCAGTTTGCAATGgcattagatttttattttattttttaaaacgtAATCATCATTCTGGTAGCTTAATGTGTTGTCTATTTAAATCTTTTCATTCAAATGACCATTGGCTTCTTATGAATTTTAGTGAAACACAAGCCAGCATAAAAGcaatgtgctttgttttcaccaGTAACTTTAGTCATCaagtttgattatttttcatgtgacaTCATTATGACCatgtctttatcttttcttaaaTCAAGATGAAGATAAAAGTTTTCTACAGGAACCCCTGTCTCgatcctttttatttatttttttgaacagTGATTCACTTTAAGGGGCCACATGCTTAAAATTCACATTTGTAGTTACACAAGACTTAAGGTGAACCTAAATAATAATCCTCAGGCCTCTCGGGCACCAAGTAGAATAATACAAGTTAATTACCTACCTGGTCACTAATTCAAGCACCCTACAGCGCATACAGTGGAAACCAACCAGACCAATACTATTTTATGCAAACAGATAAAGAAGGAAACATGTTTGGGGTGAGCAACTTCAGCCTTTCTACAGGGCAATATCATGACCCAGTGAACTTTGGATTGACACACCCTTTGTACACAGCCGAAGTCCGACAATCAAATGGAGGTCAGAGACGATGatgcacatgaatgcacaaCTAATCAGTCAGCCTACTGTTGGCATTACAACCTTGGCTATTGTAAGGTTATTTGTCTTGTATACTTGAAGAAGTTATAACATGACAGGGACAACCCAGGTAACTGAATCTCTACAGTACCCCTCAGCTCTGTGGGGGCTTTTAGCCTTTTCCAGCTCGTTGCTTTGATAATATGATGCATAACTTTTTGTCAACCCTCACCACATTATGTTCAGCTAAAGTAAGAGCTTATAGCAGATACAGAGCCAGATCATTTTCAAAGGAGTACGAGCTAAGAACTGTAATTATTGGACTTGTATTCTCCATAAGATCAGAAACATCATGGGGAATATAGGTTAGAAAGGTACatcagttttgtgtttgcagcctgTTCCTGCTGATGTGCAACTAATCTGCTGACAGAAGACATTCAGCATTCCTCcataaaaatgtgctttattgtGACGTCTCAAAAGAAATTAATGACAAAGTGAATAAATTCACTGTAAAATATGCCAACAGAACACAGTAAGACTCTCTCTCATGACTTCTGGAGACCATGTCAAAGACATCCTCAATCACACCAAGTTGAAGTGATGATCTTTGGCCTTAATTCATGTACCGTATCGgatatttgaatttaaaaaacaaaaacaaaaaatagacaTGACAAAATTATTTCAATGAAGCCTTTTAttatggaaagaaagaaaaactgatgttCAGGATGACAACACGCAACCAACACTCAAACTAAGCCAACAAGAACCAacaagtgttttaaaaaaaaaaagtgactaaCTTGTGACTTGAACTCAAGTGTTGTGGAACTTTGGCGTTAAATCAATACAAAACGATGAATGTGCGATTATGAGTGAGGTGATACATAAAGAAACACTGTAAGGAAGCACAAACAAGATGCCTGTGCAtatgcgcgtgcacacacacacacacacacacgtccccTGATAGGAAAGACGAGACCTGACTGAGAACCCTTGCCAAAggcaagagagaggaaaattacAAATCTGAATGgaaaagaaggggggaaaaaaagcaggatACAATGGGTAATATGTAACTTCTCAAACCAAATACTGATAAAAGGTAGGTAGAAAAATATCACAATGatacaaacattttcagagaaaGGTAATCATTGAGAGGTTGAGAAGAGTCGGCCAAATGCTTCTTATAAAAAGGACATTGCACTGAAACCACCAACACAAATGCTTATGcaagagaaaatatttcaatacgcctgaaggagcagcagcctctcaacttggagaaaaaaaaaaaaaaaaaaaaaaaaaaggaaattatgaTGTAGTGTAGGTCTTTTTAATGCAACATCATGACCCTTAAACCAAGCAACAAAGCAAATGAGGTTTGTTGGAGCGCACAATCCCTTGATGGGCCCAGAGAGTGTCTTCATGCTTCAATTTCTTGTTTCACAATGTTAATTCACCTGACCCAATATGGTCTACATACATGGCCAAGCCGTGTTCACACTCCATAAGAAAATACTAATGAGACGACACTGAAAACGCGTAGCTGTAACGTTGGAATTAATGAAGAAACATTGCTTTGTGCCTCCACAGGCAGTAAGGCATCAATGCCATCATGAGGTTCTTCAGTCCTTTTGCGGTGCCCTAGTAGTGTTTCATTTACAGCTGGCCCCTAGCATCTGGAGGCTGTCTGGAAGGGCCAAGACTAAGCCCCCATCTGTAGGTTTGGAAGGCGTCCTTTTTTTACTTCCACCCTCAACAAAAGCTGATGGCAATGTACTTCACTATACAAGATTGCTTGGCTGCTGTGGCTGAAATAGACCAAGCAACATTTAAGTTAATCAGTATTTtaattctaataaaaaaaaaatcattttgacatTCTAATAATTTAATTTGGATTCAAAAAGGACTAAATTACGCATGTGCCCAGTTTTCAGAACAAATAATgagtaaaatgaatgtttgaagGTCAGAGACCTCCAAGTCATTGTAATAATCAGACCAGCCTTCACTGTCAACCAAACCTTTACTGGCTAGCTGTGTCAAGTGCTCCAGACACCCAAACTAAACGCTTAGGATGGAAACTGTCCCAGAAAAGGTTATTGCCATGGTAGCTAATGTTGCAGCATTCGGTTTGTGTGGCTCCACTCAAAATGTAGGCACTGAGGTGAAGAGCAGTTAAAGAGAGTCTGGGAAGGTAAACACCACCCATCGTCTCCACCGGTTTTACACCAGGGCTGGACGAGAGCGGGCCAACATCGTACGCAAATCAGGAGAGAACGGTGTGACTTGAACACTGTCCAGACTCGGTCCAAAACTATAAACTATATTCCCAAAAGACACAAACCTcttgaagaaataaaaacatggcaCTCGACCCATTTACTGTAAGATCCCACACCatctgaagcaaaaacaaagggGATACCTTTGCAAATGTGTAAAATTCTGGAGAATTCCCCCAAGGACAAAGCTGCACCACTCAtgtgtgccaaaaaaaaaaaaaaaaaaaaaaggaaaaaatgtggGCTAAGAGCCAGTCATATGAGAAGCACAACATGACAAACAAGGACTTcataacattaaaaacatacaaatgtatttgacaactatttgtcaaaaaaataaaacctataATGCTATACTTACTACTAATGGTTTAACAGTTATAGCTGAATCCCTGTTAAAGATATGAAGtctgttaaaaaataattttgttatttggCAATAATAAAACGAGATAAGGGGGATAATGcaagagacacaaaataaatggCACAATTTTATCTTAGCTTTCAGATTGGAGTATCAAAGCAAAGAACTACTGTACCTGTAGGTGGGGCATAATGTTCACTATTGCAAACATACTCCTTTGCCTAAAACAAATGAACTAGTTCTACATAtaatgaaagcagaaagaatCAAAGTCATATCTATATAATGGCACAAGCATAGTGGGAAAAAAATAGAGAATACTATGACATATGACTAAGACATTTACCCAGCgtttgatgatgaaaaaaaaaaaaaaaactaaggtAAAAACTTTGTCAAGATGCTTCTGTGTCCACTTTAAAGCATATTGTGTGTGAAGAGACTTGCCATGTACAAAATATCTCCCCATATAAACAACATTCACACAAGGCACTTCATTCAGTGAGTAAGAAAAGAGTATCACAGTCCTTCCTACTACCAGAAACTGCCTGCATAGCAACAATGCGAGGACGAAATCTTTTCAGACTTTTGTGTGGCACCACAAAAGAAGTTTCAGGAAAtaagttgggttttttttctttttctttttttggttttcaaaCAAGCACTTCAACGAATAATAAAATTTTGTTGGTTTGAAAATAAAGACCAGAGTTCATTCCTCTTAGCATTTTGTCCCCAATATTATGAACTTAGGATGCTCTGTACACTTTCTGGTGTGGCTTTTGTCAAACACAGTGCTCCTGGGATTTTTTTTAGTGttatggggtttttttctgaTGGCACTCAGAAGGCAGCCAGTCCCAGGAGGTGAGAGCAGATTCGGGGTTACATGAAGGTTTCCACAGTGAGACTCCAGGGCGTCCCCTTGGGGCAGAGACAAGAGGGGCGCGTGTGGGAGGATCTGCCTGAGTCTGAGAGATGTGGCTGTAGAAAAGGGCAGAGATTGACAGAGAGGGTGGAGAGCACAGGTGGTGCTGTAGTGTGTCCTGCTACCTGCTTCTTAGATCCTGCAGGACCCCGTAAacctcttcttctttgctgaGTCCCTCAAAGAAAGGCAGCAGATCCAGGAGCTCTGTGTCATTCATATCGTCAAACCAGGATTGGACTGGGACCTTGAGAGATGGGAAAACCACCTACAGTTAACTTTTCTAGCAATTTAGACCTTATTGCCAAGATTGCCACCATATTCTACCAATACAGCAAGGTAGCAACAGGGTTTCAGCAGGTTTCACAAAGTTAAACTTCAGACCTTTTAAGACCATTGGAAATGCAATTTAAGACCTATTTCACGTCCATACTGGCAAAATGTGagaagaatgtgaaaaaaataggAGTCAATTTATTCTTTGATGATGCTTCTGATATGAATACAGACTAATACTGAGTAAGGCAGGTGTGAGTGAGGCGACTTTATGTTGTTCTGTTCTAAATTTTCGTATGCAAGCGTTTCTTGAAAAAGTTTCAACAGGCTTCAAATGAGCACTTAATCCACTGTTCTTGAGACAGATTATTACAGTAACATAAATAGAAACAGGTTATATCCTGCTTTGCTTACTACACCTTCTGAATATGACAATTATATTAGTGATTTAGGAACTCACAGCATTTTCTGGGTGGAAAATGTAGGAGGCGGGTGAATTGTCAACAATGATGACGTTGCTGAGCTCTCGTCCCAGCCGGCTGAGGTCTTTGACATAGTTCCCTCTGTGAAAAACGCAGGATTCTCTAAAGAGTCGTGCTCGAAAAACGCCCCATTGGTCCAGCAGGTCTGCCACAGGATCTGCATACTGTCCAAGCCAAACAAACATAGAAACATGGTACCTGTACATTACACAtgttcatttcactgctgtACAAATCCAAATAAATGCACAAGTCAAAGTGCATGTTATAATGGAAATCTTTGTGGTTATATACCTCAACTAcagtgcaaacaaaacaacttgcAAAAGCTACACTattattccaaaaggaagcaaAGCAGGTCATCTTTCACATGAGCGTTCACCTGACAGGAAAGGTGTCTCAGGAAACACTATTCTATGATACCACGAGCACCACTGACACATAGCTTTTCACTCAGGACGCGTAACATCTGATACTACAGAGATATCAGGcccttatttttttatttcattcattaaacTTACCCATGCATTATTGGCTAAGATGTAAGAGACACAGATGGAGAGCGAGGCAGAGGAAGTGTCAAAATTCATACAGCAAgagcagatgaaaaacagagaacacgaaataaaaaatgttgttctATGGCTGCCAGTGCCGTGTAACTAAAATCCatttacacacagaaaacattggCCGGGTCCAAACACACCTTGGCAAGACTGGCTGTAAAGAGCACACATTCAAATAGCTCTCCCATCTTTTGAAGAAACTCATCTACATGGGGTCGTTTCAGCACATACACCTGAAAAGACACACCAGATTTAAGGttagagaaaaacaacatacatgGTAGGATGCGAGTGTCAGACGAAATACAACTCAAAGTATGAAAAATTCATGCTGTTTATTTCTtgcatttcttctttatttctatTATCAAAACCTTCAGCTTGGTTGAACACCTTCTATGAAAGACATCATTCACATTCACGGTTTAGAAGCACTCTTCTCTTCGCCCAGCAGCTGCCACCCAGTGCAAGTAATCATGAATAGGCCAACCAGGATACACACAGCCTATCCTGGATTACTTGAACTGGATCACAGCCATTCTCTTCAGGATCTTCACATAAATGAACTAAATAAAAGAAGGTATACTTCAATAAACATGTCCTTTTATAGTGTGTGGACAATACCTGATGAACGGTACCATCAATCTCCACTGGAACAATAAAATCAGCATTGCTGATAGGctaaaagaagaaacacaaaatattagTGTGATTAGAACTGTTGGTGTAGTACTACAACGGCTCAGCAGAGGTCCTGCTAGGAACACTAAACTTTGCAATTCATTCAGATTGTCAAATATctttcagaagaagaaaatagtCTCTTGttgccaaaacaaattcttcCTTATTGTCTTTCTTCCTTCTGCACCCTCTCTAGTAATCTAACAAGGTGGTCGTCCTCCAGCTTTCTTTATGTGACAGTGCTTGctcaagctgaagaagaaatTGTATTAACTGCTGCTGGTTGCCAACATCAGTTGCCCTTCAGACTTTCCTATTACCATCCTGCTTATGTTCCGAGTGCACAGTCAGGACTGTAATATTGCTGCTGTTCTTACAAAGGCACATCCTCCACCACCTGCTCCTCTCTTGGCTTTGTTTACACTGTGACCTAATGGAGTTGATGCAGCTTTGACTTCCTGCAGGTTATCAGCTGCGTTTTGAATATAAAGACAGGTAATATCAGATATAAAACATGTATTACTATCACTGCAAAGTGACTACTTACAATATGCTCTACAATGATGTAGGAAAATGGTCAAGAAaatgcacttttgttttc
This portion of the Scatophagus argus isolate fScaArg1 chromosome 13, fScaArg1.pri, whole genome shotgun sequence genome encodes:
- the LOC124069319 gene encoding 1-phosphatidylinositol 4,5-bisphosphate phosphodiesterase delta-1-like isoform X3 is translated as METNRIGQENGMEGDLDLQFLLKGGDLLKVRSTSWKKTRHFKLQEDCKTMWRESKKFFKANQTFSLDDISAVRIGRQSEGLRKYTEEQVDGRCFSIVFKGRRKNLDLIASSEEEAKQWVNSLQKVVSSMNNLSTQQKTEHWIFSCLKKADKNKDDKLSQSEVKNFLRLINIEVDDVYTEMLFEKCDKSKSGFLAGEEIQHFYNLLTYREEIDVIYGEYAKTTGLMSAENLVDFLMKEQREKATLADAQSIIQKYEPDENAKEKKLLSRDGFLMYLHHPETLILSSDHKEVYQDMSHPLSHYFISSSHNTYLMEDQLKGPSSTEAYVRALLKGCRCVELDCWDGSDDEPVIYHGYTLTSKILFKDAIAAIKEYAFKTSDYPVILSLENHCSVKQQEVMACHMRSILGSALITSPLGEGMPTNFPSPEELKGKFLIKGKRLNKLEASFAPEATAADDTDVTEEEESNDEDKQNEEDKSKKKKKLKLAKELSDMVIYCKSVHFHGFEDARTNLSFYEMSSFKEGKAMDLAKESANAYIRHNVEKLSRIYPGGFRTDSSNYNPVSLWNAGCQIVALNFQTSCSDMDINQGRFLVNGKSGYILKPAYMRDIETEFDPITLTRGDWLQHKTLHVMVISAQQLPKVNNKKSSIVDPLVKVQVYGVPADVAEKETSPIDNNGFNPSWNENFQFDVYVPELAVVRFLIEDYDSTSDNEFVGQYTLPFNSLKLGYRHVPLLSKNGDVLPSAGLFVHIMVVDAE
- the LOC124069319 gene encoding 1-phosphatidylinositol 4,5-bisphosphate phosphodiesterase delta-1-like isoform X4 → MEGDLDLQFLLKGGDLLKVRSTSWKKTRHFKLQEDCKTMWRESKKFFKANQTFSLDDISAVRIGRQSEGLRKYTEEQVDGRCFSIVFKGRRKNLDLIASSEEEAKQWVNSLQKVVSSMNNLSTQQKTEHWIFSCLKKADKNKDDKLSQSEVKNFLRLINIEVDDVYTEMLFEKCDKSKSGFLAGEEIQHFYNLLTYREEIDVIYGEYAKTTGLMSAENLVDFLMKEQREKATLADAQSIIQKYEPDENAKEKKLLSRDGFLMYLHHPETLILSSDHKEVYQDMSHPLSHYFISSSHNTYLMEDQLKGPSSTEAYVRALLKGCRCVELDCWDGSDDEPVIYHGYTLTSKILFKDAIAAIKEYAFKTSDYPVILSLENHCSVKQQEVMACHMRSILGSALITSPLGEGMPTNFPSPEELKGKFLIKGKRLNKLEASFAPEATAADDTDVTEEEESNDEDKQNEEDKSKKKKKLKLAKELSDMVIYCKSVHFHGFEDARTNLSFYEMSSFKEGKAMDLAKESANAYIRHNVEKLSRIYPGGFRTDSSNYNPVSLWNAGCQIVALNFQTSCSDMDINQGRFLVNGKSGYILKPAYMRDIETEFDPITLTRGDWLQHKTLHVMVISAQQLPKVNNKKSSIVDPLVKVQVYGVPADVAEKETSPIDNNGFNPSWNENFQFDVYVPELAVVRFLIEDYDSTSDNEFVGQYTLPFNSLKLGYRHVPLLSKNGDVLPSAGLFVHIMVVDAE